Genomic segment of Actinomycetota bacterium:
GACCAGCGGAAACGCGATGTCGACGGAGCTCCGCTCTCCGCGCTCGGTGACCAGGGCGGCCCCCGCCTCGCCGGCCTCACCGTGCAGTTCGACCGCGGTGCCGGCGGCCGCGGAGACGCCGGGGAGCGCGGCGGCGCCCGCGGTCAGCTCGGGTGGGCCCTCCAGGAGGTGCCACCGGCCCTCCTTGGTGATCCCGATGAACACGGGCTCGAACCGCTCGGGGTCGAGGGCCTCCTTCACCGAACGCGCCGACACGCACGACACCTCGTGCTCGGCCGAGCGGCCGCCGAACAGGATGGCGATGCGCCGCTTCATCCGCTCAGGGTCTCACGCCTTCTCGAGAGCCTGGTCGAAGTCCGCCACCAAGTCCTCGGCGTCCTCCAGGCCCACGCTCACGCGGACCAGGCCGTCGGCGATGCCGGCGGCGCGCCGGGCCTCCGGATCCATCTGGCGGTGGGTGGTCGAGGCCGCGTGCCCCACCAGGGTCTTGTCCCCGCCGAGCGAGGTCCCCACCCACGCCAGCTTCAAGGAGTCGCAGAACCGCACCGCGGCGTCCACTCCCCCGCCCACCTCCACCGCGAGCATCCCTCCGCCCAGGCCGCCGCGCAGCTCGCGAAGGGCGATCCGGTGGTGGGGGTGGGAGGCCAGGCCCGGGTAATGGACCCGTTCGACCTTCGGATGCGACTCCAGGAACTCGGCCACCCGCTGGGCGGACCCGGAATGCCGTTCGATCCGAAGCGGCAGCGTGACCAGCCCGCGCAGGCACAGCCATGCCGGGAACGCCTCCATCGCGCCGCCCACGTCGATGGCCGTACGCCGCAGGGCCACGCGCGTCTCCTCCGAGCCGCACGCGACCCCGCCGATGAGGTCGCTGTGGCCGCCCACGTACTTGGTGGCCGAGTGCAGCACCACGTCGAACCCGAGCGCCGCCGGGTTGCACAGGTACGGCGAGGCGAACGTGTTGTCCACGGCCGAGGGGACACCGGCCTCGCGGCACCGCGCTCCGAGCGCCGCCAGGTCCGCGACCGTGCAGTTCGGGTTGGCGATGGTCTCCACGAAGAAGAGCTTCGCGCCGGGGAGGGCCGCCGCGACGGCATCCACGTCGTGGGGGCTGACGTAGGTGACCTCGATCCCGTAGCGCGGCAGCACGGAGTGGAACAGCGAGTACGAGCCCCCGTACAGCTCCGTGCTGGACACGATGCGGTCGCCGGCGGTCGCGAACGTAGTGGCGGTGGCGTGGACGGCCGCCATCCCCGAGGCGAACGCGTACGCCGATTCCGTCCCCTCGAGGTCGGCCATGACCCCCTCGAACGCCTCCACCGTGGGGTTGCCGAACCCGCGGCCGTAGACGTAGCCGTGGCGGCGGAAGTTGATGACCTCGGCATAGTCCTCGGAGGTGTCGAACCGCCACGTCGAGGTCTGGTAGATGGGGACGCTGGCCGGGTCCTGCTCGACGGGAGGCGTTCGGGCCCCGTGGATGGCCCGGGTGGCGAAGCCGGGCCGGCGTTCCTCGTCGGTCATGCCGGGCGGCGCCGGGCCGGAGCGGTCACTGCGACCACCGCTTCGGGTATCGGGCCCGCAGATCCCCCACCAGCCGCGACAGCTCGGCCATCACGTGGTCGGTCACCACGCGCAGCACGGCGGGATCGTCCTTCCCGTCCTCGTACTGCGAGAAGTCCATGGCCGGGCCGGCCTTGACCCAGACGGGCCGGCCGAACTTCAGGCTCCGGGCGCCGTCGCGCTGCCACACGTGCTGGGAGCCCCACACCGCGATCGGGAGGACCGGGACGTCGGTGCCGAGCGTGAGGCGGGCGATGCCCGTCTTCCCCTCCATCGGCGTGAAGTCGGGGTTCCGGGTCACCGTGCCCTCGGGATAGATCATCACGGCCTCGCCGGCGGCCAGGGCCCGCTTGGCCGAGTCGACGGGGGCGGCGCTGCCGGTTCCCCGGTGGACCGGGATCTGCTTCGTCCCCTCCAGGACCCGGCGCAGGAACCAGTGGTCGTAGAGCTCGGCCTTGGCCAGGAAGCGGGGCCGGCGCTGCGCCTTCTCCAGGAAATACCCCTGGGCCAGCGGGTCGAAGTACGAGATGTGGTTGCAGGCCACCAGGACCGGGCCCTCCGCGGGCACGTGCTCGAGCCCCTCGAACCGCCAGTTGAACCACAGCTTGATCGGCGGGATGAGAACGCTCTCGGCGAGTCGAAACCAGGGCTCCAGACCGGCCTCCCTCTGGGGACGACCGATTCTACCCTCCAGCCCCGACGGGCAGAATGGGCGGGGCGGGCTCGCGCGCCTACGCGAAGCCGTTCCCGTTTGCTATGGATTCCGCACCTTCACGGTGACGGTGTCGTGGTTGTTGGCGCCGCTTGGATCCGGAGTGGGCGAGGACACCGTGGCCGTGTTCGACACGAACGTGCCCGGACGGGTGTGGTGGCGGACCCGGACCACCAGCCGGATCACGTCGTCCTCCCCGGGGCCGACCAGAGGGTTGGTGCACCGCACCGCCCCCGTCTCCCCCACCGCCGGATGCGAGCACGACCATCCCTCCGGAGCGGAAACGCTGACGAACACCTTGCGACCGCCCACGAAGTCGGCGACCTTGGCCTTCTTGGCGTCGCTGGGGCCGGCGCTGTGCACGTCGATCGCGTAGTGGATGGTGTGCCCCGGCGCGACCGGATGCGGATGCCCGCTCATGGTGAGAGCGAGGTCCGCCCGACGGACCACCAGGAGGTGTTCCGTGTCACTGTTGTCGCCGGGGTGCGCATCGTGGCTGTCGGAGGAGACCTTCGCCGTGTCCTGGACGGTGGTGAAGTTGGGGATGTCCGGGCTCAAGGCCACCTGCACGACGATGGTGTCCACCTCGTTGGCCGGAAGGCTGGCCTTCGTGCAGGTCACCGCCTGGAACTGCGGAGCGCACGTCCAGCCCTTGGGAGGTGTCACCAGCCGGAACGTCTCCGGAGGGACGATGGAGTCGGTCATGGTCACGTTGACGGCCGGGCTGGGACCGCTGTTCAGCACGTCGATGGTGTAGTTCACCGTGGCGCCGGCCACGCCCGGGCTGGTGGTCGCCGCCTTGGTGATGGACAGGTCGGCCTCCGCCTCCACCTTGGTCTTCGCCGTGCCGCTGTTGTTCGAGTGGTCCGGGTCCTTCGTCGAGGAGTCGACGGACGCCGTGTTGGTGATGGTGGTGCCGCTGGCGGTGTTCGACTTCACCTGGACCTGGAGCGAGAAGGTGGCGTTGTCCCCCGAGGCCATGGACGAGGTGGTGCAGGTCACGGTGCCGTTCGTGCCCACCGCCGGCGTCGAGCAGCTCCATCCGGACGGGGCCGAGATGGACACGAACACCGTCTGCGAGGGCAGCGCGTCGGTCATCTTGGCGGAGGCAGCGGCGTCGGGCCCGTGGTTGTGCACGGTGATGCTGTACGGGATGGATGCCCCCGGGGAGGTGGAACCGGAACCGGTCGTCTTGGAGATGGACAGGTCGGCGGAGGGGGCGGCCGCCAGGCTCGGACTCGCCCCCGCCAACGCCAGCGCGGTGATGACGAAGAACCCTGTCAGGAAGCGGCGTGCACCTCTCGCTGCTGTCATGTCGACCCCTCCTCGCCGGCTTCGCGGCCACGGGCCTTGCGGGGTTTCCTGATGGTGGAACCCTCCCATCCTGCGTCTCCGGGACGGGAAGGTCAAACCAATCGGCACACCTGGGAGGCCGTGGCGGCCATCGATCGTGGCGGGCGATCTGTTGGGCCCCCCGGCGTCCTACCCGGCGGTCGAGTCGGCCTCGATGCGGCCGTCGCGGATCGACAGGACCCGGTCGACGTGCTTCAGGAACTCCTGGCTGTGGGTCGCCACCAGGCAGGTCGTCCCCGCGGCGGTGGACTCGCGGAACGCCCGGAAGACCTCGCGGGCCCACCCCTCGTCCTGGTGTCCGGTGGGCTCGTCGGCGAGGAGGAGGCGTGGGCGGATCACCATGGCCCGGGCCAGGGCCACGCGCTGCTGCTCCCCCAGCGAGATCTCGCCGGGCCGGCGCTCGCTGTAGGCGACCAGCCCGAACTCCTCCAGGAACCCGACGGCCCGGGCCCGCCCTTCGCTGTCCAGCCGGTGCGACAGCCGGAGCGGGAGCTCGACGTTCTCCAGCACCGAGAGCTCCTCGAGCAATCCGAGGTCCTGGGGCACGATGGCGAGGTCCGACCAGGGCCGCCGCTCGGGGGCCACGGGCGGAACCTCTCGCCCCTCGCGCCGGGCGCGGCCCCTGCGCCCCTCGCGGTCGCTGGCGCTGGCGCCGCCGCCGTCCCCGGCCCAGGTCACCTCGCCGGCCTCGGGATGCTCCCATCCGCAGATCACGTTCAGCAGGGTGGTCTTGCCGGAGCCGGACGGTCCGACCAGCGCCACCACCTCACCCACCCGGAGCGCGAACGTCACGCCCGCCAGCGCGCGGACCTCCTCCGGGCCCCGTCGGTAGGACTTCCGGAGGTCCCGGGCCTCGAAGAGCACGCCGTCGCCCGACGCGCCTGCGGCACCGGCGTCCGCGCTTCGATTGCCGCTCACGGTGGGGTGATCCTCACGTGGTCCTCCTCGAGGGCGATGACGGCCCGCCGGTCGGGGAACAGGCGGAGGGCCTCGGGCGGGAGCTGGATCCTCCCGGCGGCGTCGATCACGGAGAGCATCCGCTCGGCGCCGGCCTCGCCCTCCATCGCTCCGTGCCGGAGATACAGCGTCCGGTCCGCCTGCCGGACCACGGCATGGTCGTGGGTCGCCACCACGAACGACGTGCCCATCCGGGCGAGGCCGCCGACCAGCTGGAGGAGGGCCTCGCCGGACGCGCTGTCCAGCTCGGCCGTGGGCTCGTCGGCCACCACGATGGGCGGGCCGCCCACCACGGCCTGGGCGAAGGCGAGGCGTTGCTGCTCGCCGCCGGAGAGCTGGTGCGGGAGGTGGTGGCGGCGGTCGGCGATTCCCAGGAACTCCAGCAGCTCGTCCGCGCCGGCCGCGCCGCGACGCCCTCGGAGCCGGGCCACCAGCGCGAGATGCTGCGACGCCGTGAGGTACGGGATCAGGTTGTCGGCGGGCCGCTGGAACACGTACCCGATCAGCCGGCGGCGGACCTTGCGGAGCCGGCCGAAGGACAGGCCCGACAGCTCCACGTCGCCGACGCGAACCTGGCCGGCGGTGGGCCGGTCCAGGGCGGCGAGGATCCGCAGCAGCGAGGACTTCCCGGAACCCGAGGGGCCCACCACGGCGGTGACGGCGGCCCGGGGGAAGGACGCGTCCACGCCCTTCAGGGCGTTCACCTCTCCCGTCGCCGTCCAGTAGATCTTGACCACGCCGGTGCAGCTGGCGGCCAGGCCTGCCGGTTCGACCTCCGCTGCGACGGGTGCGGCCGTCGGTCCCGTGGGCGCGTCGCGTGGTTCAGCCGGCAAGACGCATCACCTCCGCAACGTTGGCGTGGTCGGCCCGCCGCTGGACGATCCAGGCCGAGGCCGCGGCGGACACGAACACGGAGGCCGCCAGGACCGCCAGCAGCCCGCCGGGCAGCCGGAACAACGCTCCGGGCGGGAATTGCGGGAGCGGGTCCACCTTCCCGTGGACGGTGAACGAGCCGGCCGCCGCCAGCACCGCGCCGATGGTGAACGCGCCCAGCAGCATGGCCGTCAGCTCCACGGCCACCGATAGCAGGTGGGCCGCCCGGGACAGGCCCATGCGGACGGCCAGGGCGTAGGAGACCTCGCGGGCGCGCTGGCGGGACTCCAGGTACAGCACCAGCGCCACCAGGGCCAGCAGTCCGGCCAGAGCGCCGAGCGCTTCCAGGTACCCGAACAGCCAGGACAGCGCCAGGAACCCGGGCGTCTGCGCGACGTGCTCGGCCGTGATGACCGTGGCCGGGAAGATCCCATCCTCGCGGAGCGCTCGCACCACCGGGGCCGGGCTTCCCTTCACCCACAGCTCGAACTGGGGCTGGAGGTCCTCGAGGATCAGACCCTGCTTCCCCACCACCCGTTCCAGGACCCGGGTGGCCGCGACGACGAGCGGCGCCCCCGCAGGCATCCCCGGAAACCCCTTCAGCTCCGCGACCACGTGGGCGGGGACCGTCGTCCCCAGGAACTGGAGCGTGACGTTCGGCTGGAAGCGCGCGCCGACCACGGCGATGGGCACGGCGTCCCCGGACGGAGCGCCCAGCTCGTCCATGAGGCGAGCCTCCGGCCGGTCGGCGAAGCCCGGATCCCAGAACGCCGCCCCGGCGAACGTGGCGGGATCGATGGCGGTCATGGCCACGTTCGTCCCCGGGCTCACGGTGACCACGGGCAGCGAGACCACCTCGGTGGTCGGGGCCCCCAGCCTCCGGGGGAGCCGCGTGGCCTCCGCCAGCTGGATGGAGGCGTCGCTGCCCACGGAGA
This window contains:
- a CDS encoding aminotransferase class I/II-fold pyridoxal phosphate-dependent enzyme — translated: MTDEERRPGFATRAIHGARTPPVEQDPASVPIYQTSTWRFDTSEDYAEVINFRRHGYVYGRGFGNPTVEAFEGVMADLEGTESAYAFASGMAAVHATATTFATAGDRIVSSTELYGGSYSLFHSVLPRYGIEVTYVSPHDVDAVAAALPGAKLFFVETIANPNCTVADLAALGARCREAGVPSAVDNTFASPYLCNPAALGFDVVLHSATKYVGGHSDLIGGVACGSEETRVALRRTAIDVGGAMEAFPAWLCLRGLVTLPLRIERHSGSAQRVAEFLESHPKVERVHYPGLASHPHHRIALRELRGGLGGGMLAVEVGGGVDAAVRFCDSLKLAWVGTSLGGDKTLVGHAASTTHRQMDPEARRAAGIADGLVRVSVGLEDAEDLVADFDQALEKA
- a CDS encoding 1-acyl-sn-glycerol-3-phosphate acyltransferase, which translates into the protein MPAEGPVLVACNHISYFDPLAQGYFLEKAQRRPRFLAKAELYDHWFLRRVLEGTKQIPVHRGTGSAAPVDSAKRALAAGEAVMIYPEGTVTRNPDFTPMEGKTGIARLTLGTDVPVLPIAVWGSQHVWQRDGARSLKFGRPVWVKAGPAMDFSQYEDGKDDPAVLRVVTDHVMAELSRLVGDLRARYPKRWSQ
- a CDS encoding DUF11 domain-containing protein, producing MTAARGARRFLTGFFVITALALAGASPSLAAAPSADLSISKTTGSGSTSPGASIPYSITVHNHGPDAAASAKMTDALPSQTVFVSISAPSGWSCSTPAVGTNGTVTCTTSSMASGDNATFSLQVQVKSNTASGTTITNTASVDSSTKDPDHSNNSGTAKTKVEAEADLSITKAATTSPGVAGATVNYTIDVLNSGPSPAVNVTMTDSIVPPETFRLVTPPKGWTCAPQFQAVTCTKASLPANEVDTIVVQVALSPDIPNFTTVQDTAKVSSDSHDAHPGDNSDTEHLLVVRRADLALTMSGHPHPVAPGHTIHYAIDVHSAGPSDAKKAKVADFVGGRKVFVSVSAPEGWSCSHPAVGETGAVRCTNPLVGPGEDDVIRLVVRVRHHTRPGTFVSNTATVSSPTPDPSGANNHDTVTVKVRNP
- a CDS encoding ATP-binding cassette domain-containing protein, translated to MSGNRSADAGAAGASGDGVLFEARDLRKSYRRGPEEVRALAGVTFALRVGEVVALVGPSGSGKTTLLNVICGWEHPEAGEVTWAGDGGGASASDREGRRGRARREGREVPPVAPERRPWSDLAIVPQDLGLLEELSVLENVELPLRLSHRLDSEGRARAVGFLEEFGLVAYSERRPGEISLGEQQRVALARAMVIRPRLLLADEPTGHQDEGWAREVFRAFRESTAAGTTCLVATHSQEFLKHVDRVLSIRDGRIEADSTAG
- a CDS encoding ABC transporter ATP-binding protein; translated protein: MPAEPRDAPTGPTAAPVAAEVEPAGLAASCTGVVKIYWTATGEVNALKGVDASFPRAAVTAVVGPSGSGKSSLLRILAALDRPTAGQVRVGDVELSGLSFGRLRKVRRRLIGYVFQRPADNLIPYLTASQHLALVARLRGRRGAAGADELLEFLGIADRRHHLPHQLSGGEQQRLAFAQAVVGGPPIVVADEPTAELDSASGEALLQLVGGLARMGTSFVVATHDHAVVRQADRTLYLRHGAMEGEAGAERMLSVIDAAGRIQLPPEALRLFPDRRAVIALEEDHVRITPP